The window GCGTTCGCCGCGGTTGGCGCAGCAGTTGGTGCAGCCTTCGGCGAAGCCGTAGTCGCCTGCGGCTTTTCGCCGCCGCCGACGGGCTTCTTCTTGTGTACCGTCGGGGAGACGATGGCCATCATCGTCTTCCCTTCCATTTTCGGGGCCGACTCCACCTTCGCGATGTCGGCGATCGCTTCCACGATGTGCTTAAGGACCTCGAAGCCGCTCTGAGAGGCGTAGGCGAGTTCCCGCCCGCGGAACCGGACGGTCACCTTGACCTTGTCGCCCTCCTCGAGGAAGCGGCGGATATGTTTGAGCTTCGTGTTCAGGTCGTGCTCTTCCGTCTTGGGCCGGACCTTGATCTCCTTGACCTGGATGACGGTCTGCTTCTTCCTCGCCTCCTGCTCCCGCTTGCTCGTGATGTACTTGAACTTGCCGAAATCCATGATCCGGCAAACCGGAGGTACGGCCATGGGGGCCACTTCGACAAGGTCGAGGTCCTGGGCCCTCGCGTTCTGAAGCGCCTCCGACGTTTTCACGACACCCAACTGCTCCCCTTCCGGGCCCACGAGTCGGACTTCCGGTACCTGGATCTGCTCGTTGATTCTGGATTCCTTGGCGATGACGTCCTCCTTTACTCCGTCCGGTTGACCGCTTCCCCGCGAAGGCGTTCGATGAACGCCTCGATCGGCATGGGGGGCAGCTGCTCCCCTCCACGCCGGCGCGGGGAGACCATTTGCGCTTCCGCCTCGCGCTCGCCCACGACGAGCGCGTATGGAACCTTGTTTACCTGGGATTCGCGGATCTTGTATCCCAGCTTCTCATTGCGGTAATCGCCCTCCGCGCGGAACCCGCCGGCGCGAAGCCTCGCGACGACCTCCCCCGCGAACGCGTTCTGCTTCTCCGTCACCGGGACGACATCGGCCTGCACCGGTGCGAGCCATACCGGGAAGGCTCCCGCGTAATGCTCCACCAGGACGCCGAAGAACCGCTCCAGCGAACCCATCAGGGCGCGGTGGATCATGATCGCGCGCCGCGGGGTGCCGTCGTCCGCGACATACGTCGCGTCGAATCGCTCGGGGTTGTTGAAATCGACCTGGATCGTGGAGCATTGCCAGGATCGCCCGAGCATGTCCTTGATCTTGATGTCGATCTTCGGCCCGTAGAATACGCCTTCCCCCGGATCGACCTCGAAGGGAAGGCCCTTCCGCTCGAGTGCCTTCCGCAGCGCGGTCTCGGCGAGTTCCCACTGGTCAAGCTCCCCGGCGTATTTCTCCGGGCGGGTGGAAAGGTAGACGTCGTACCGCTCGAACCCGAACGATCGCAGCACGAAGAGCGTGAAGTCGAGAAGGGTGAAGATCTCCTCGTCCAACTGGTCCGGGCGCAGGAACAGGTGCGCATCGTCCTGGGTGAACCCCCGCACGCGGAGCAGCCCGTGCAGCGTCCCGGACGGCTCGTACCGATACACCGTGCCCAGTTCCGCGTATCGGATCGGAAGATCGCGGTACGACCGCATGCGCGATTTGTAGATCTGGATGTGGAACGGGCAGTTCATCGGCTTCAGCTGGTATTCCTGCCCCTCGATGTCGATCGGGGAGAACATCGCCTGCCGGTAGAAATCCGTATGGCCGCTGATCCGCCAAAGGTCGAGGCGCGCGATGTGCGGCGAAAAGACCAGGTCGTACCCGGCCTTCGCGTGCTCGTCCCGCCAGAAATCCTCCATGACCCGGCGGACGACCGATCCCTTCGGGTGCCACAGGATCAGCCCCGGCCCGATGTCGTCCGTCACGCTGAACAGGTCGAGCTCCCTGCCGATCTTCCGATGGTCGCGCTTCTTGATCTCCTCGAGGATCCGCAGGTGCTCGTCGAGATCTTTTTTCGAGGCGAAGGCGACCCCGTAGATCCGCGTGAGCATCCGGTTCTTCGAATCGCCGCGCCAGTACGCCCCGGCGGTGTTCATGAGATGGAACGCACCGATCCGCCCCGTCCCCGGCACGTGGGGTCCCCGGCACAGGTCGAGGAAGTTTCCCATCCGGTAGAGGGAAACGGTCGAGTCGGGGATGTCGGCGAGCAACTCCTCCTTGTACGGCTCCCCGGGGAACAAGGCGCGCGCCTGTTCCTTCGTCGCCTCTTCACGGACGAACGGACGATCGGCCTTGACGATCTCCCGCATCCGCTCCTCGATCCGAACGAGGTCCTCGGGGGTGAACGGCGTCTCGACGTCGAAGTCGTAATAGAACCCGTTTTCGATGGCAGGACCGATCGTGATCAGCGCCCCAGGGAAGAGTTCCTTGACGGCGGCGGCCATGACGTGCGCCGTGCTGTGGCGGAGGATCTCCACGCCGTCCGCATCGGACGGAAGGACCCATTCCACCTGCGCCCCGTCGGGAAGCGTGCTCGAGAGGTCCTTCACCACGCCGTCCACCCTGGCGGCGATCGCGACCTTCGCCTTCCCTTCTTTCCTGGCCAGCTCGAAAAGCGTCATTCCGGCGCGTACTCCTTGCGAAATTCAAACAAAAAAAACTCCCCGCGCACTAACGGCACGGTGACGTGCCTTCCGTGATGCGCGTCGTTCGGGGGGGAGAAATGGTGGGCGATACTGGACTTGAACCAGTGACCCCCTGCATGTCAAGCAGGTACTCTAACCATCTGAGCTAATCGCCCATCCCTCCGATCAGGATCCATAAACTTACCGGCTGCGGAAGGAAATGTCAATGATATTCCGGTCGGTTCCGTGAATAGACGGCGTCGAGGAACCCCCTGGGCGTCGGCTCGAAGAGAACGACCGGAGCGCCGGTCCGCCGGGAGACCTCCTCCGGGGAGAGCCCGTCCAGGAACAGGTCCCCCGCATCCCGAAGGGTGACGGAAGGGATGTACAGCGTTCCGCGGACCTTCCCCCGGACGGCGGACGCGATGTCGTTTCCGCCGAGCAGTCCGGTCACGGTAACGCTTTCCCCCATCAGGTGGTTGACGACCGCCGCCGGAGCGAACCGCGTCCCCGCGCGGGAAGAGAATTCCCCAAGGAAACCGGCGACAAGGCGCGATGCGGAACGGCCCGTCACGACGGTCCCCCCGGAGGCGCCTTCCGGCCACCGATTCCTCCGGAACAGGGAGGCCGCCTCGTCCAGGAACCGCCGGACCAGCCCCACGCCGTTTTCGATCTGCGCGAACGATCCGTACGACCTGCGGCCGGGAACATCCCGTCCCGCCAACAGGTAATATTCGTCGGCGGCGACCGCGAACGGCTCCCCGTCCGCGCTTTTCCCGGGTCCCCTGCCCAGCGCACGCAGCAGGTCGAGCGTCTCCCGCGCCTGGCCTCGGGTGACCGGGCGCAACGGCGGCAGTCCGGCCCGATGGGACGTGAGCCCCACCGGGACCACCGCCACCGTTCGAAGCCCGGGACGCAGGCCGGAGAGTTCCCGGAGGCTCCGTTCGAGCTCCGCGCCGTCGTTGATGCCGGGGCAGACGACGATCTGCCCGTGGAGGACGATGCCGGCGCGGATCAGACGCCGCATCACGCGCATCACGTCGGCCGCCCGCGGGTTCCCCAGCATCCGCCGACGCAGGTCCGGGTCGGTCGTGTGGATCGATACGTACAGCGGCGAAAGACGGTAACGGACGATTTTCTCCGCCTCCGCTTCGGAAAGGTCCGAAAAGGTGACGTATTGCCCGTGCAGGAAGGAGAGGCGTACATCCTCGTCCTTCACGTAAAGGGTGCGCCGAAGCCCCTTCGGCAACTGGTGGACGAAGCAGAACATGCAACGGTTGCGGCAACGCCGGACGCGGATCGGCTCCGGCGATATTCCCGGGGCCTCCCCCCCGAGGCGAAACCGCCCGGTTCGCTCCGCCCCCGAAGCGTCCCGCCACGCGAGGGTGAAGCGGTTCCTCGAAGTGAGGAAATGGAGATCGAGAAGGTCCTCCACCGGCCGCCCGGACACGGAGAGAATCCGGTCCCCGCGGACGATCCCGGCCCGCGCGGCGGGAGATCCCTGCGACACGGACTCGACGCCGACGCCGATCCATGACGACCCCTCCCCTGCGACCTCACGCATCGGAAAGCTTACGGATGCCGATATACAGGTACTGGAGCCCGGAGATGACCGTCGTGGAAGCGCACAGCATCGTCACGGCCCGGGACGGAAGGGACCGAGATCCCGCCTCCAGCGCCATCGCCTCCGCGGGGAAAGCCGCAACCGCGAGGAAGTAGATGACCGTCAGGATCTGGACGGCCGTGTTCGCCTTGCTGAGCGCCGTCGGCCGGATGTCGCTCGTATCGAGCAGGAGGAGATAGAGGAAGCTCCCGACGATGATGAAGATGTCCCGGCTGATCACCATTACGGCGAGCCGCAGGGGGACGATGTGGACATAGGAGAGGACGATGAAGGCGGTCGCCATCAGCAGCTTGTCGGCGATCGGGTCGAGGAGCGCCCCGACCAGCGTCCGCTGCCGCAGCCATCGGGCCAGCAGGCCGTCGAGAGCGTCGGTCACCCCGCAGACGGCGAACACCAGCAGCGCCGCCTTCCCCCTGCCGGAGATCAGCAGGTAGGCGAAGTACGGGACCAGGAGGACCCGCGCCGCCGTCAGCCCGTTGGCGAAGTTGATCAGGCGGGCTTCGTCGAACCGATCTCTTGCGGACGGTGGAACCATAGCTCCCTTTCGACCTGGGTCAGCAACTCCGGAATCCCCTCCCCCGACTTCGCGGATATCGACAGCGCCCCTTCCTGCGGGGGCGAACCGGGGAGGCAAAGGTCGCGCTTGTTCATCAGGAGGATGACCGGCTTCTCGCGAAACGACAATTCCCCGAGGATCTCGTTCACGGACGCGACGTTGCTCTCCATCGTGTCGGAGCTTCCGTCGACTACGTGAAGGAGGAGGTCCGCCTCCCCGATCCCCTCGAGGGTCGCGAGGAACGCTTGCCGCAGCTCGGCCGGAAGATCGTGGATGAATCCCACCGTGTCGACGAGGATCGCCTCCCTGCCCCCGGGAAGATGGATTTTCCGGGCGGTGGGATCCAGCGTCGCAAAGAGCTGGTCCGCCACGAAGACGTCCGCCCCGGTGAGCCGGTTGAAGAGGGTCGATTTCCCCGCATTGGTGTACCCGACCAGGGCGACCACCGGGAACCCGACTTCCCGGCGCCTCTGGTAATGAAGCGAACGCGTCCTGCGCACGGTGGCCAGCTCGCGTTCGAGCTGCCGGATCTGCGTGCGGATGCGGCGGCGATCCTCCTCGAGCTTCTTCTCGCCCGGTCCCCGGGTGCCGATCCCGCCGCCGAGGCGCGACAACTCCTTCCGCCCCCCCGCGAGCCGCCCCAGCCGGAACGACAACTGCGCGAGCTCGACCTGGAGCTTTCCCTCACGGGTGCGCGCCCGGCGGGCGAAGATGTCGAGGATGACCTCCCGCCGGTCGAGGGTCTTCACGTCGAGTTCCTCCTCGAGGAGAGCCTGCTGCTTCGGCTTGAGAAGGTTCTGGAAGACCACCAGGTTCGCCCCCAGCGTTTCGATCTCCTCCTTCAGGCGAACGAGGGTCCCCTTACCGACGATCGTGGCCGGGTTCTCCGAATCGACGCTCTGCACGTGGGACGCCGCAACGGACGCTCCCGCCGCCAGGACGAGATCCTTCAGCTCCTCCATCACCTCGGCGACGTGAAGCACCGCCGCCGGCCCCCGGACCCGCTTCCGGTGGGCGTAGACGAGGAGGGCGCGTTCCTTGCGCGATTCCTTGATCATCCGTGAAGACGCAGGACGTCGTAGCCGAAGCGGCCGCGAAGCTCTCGCGCCAGCTCCAGGGAGGGAGCCACGCCGCATCCGTCGGGCAGGGAGATCACCGCGTCGAACTCCCCGGAACGGATCGCGTGGAGGAACCCCTTCTTGTCCCCCGCGTTGCGGAGGATCGTCTGCCGAAGATCGGCGATGTCCCCGGGATTCATCCGGTCCAGGAGGAGGTGGAAATGCACCGATTTCGCAAGCCGCTCGCGGACGTTCTCCATCCGGAAGACCTCGTCGGCGTGGATCTTGATCCCCTGTTCCTCGAATTTCAATTTGCCGACGAGGAAGACCGGCTCGGGGCTTGCCAGGGTTTCGCGGCTTTCCGGGAGCGTTTTCGGGAAAACGACGACCTCCACCGTCCCCTCGAGATCCTCCAGGGTCCAGGTGGCCATCTTCTCCCCCCGCCGGGTCACCTTTTCCTTCAGTCCGGTGACGAGGCCGCCGATCCGGATCTCCGCGTCGGGCTTCAATGCGTGAAGCTTTCCGGTGGTCGTATTCGCGTACAGGGCGATCTCCCCGGCGAACGAGTCCATCGGATGTCCGGTGATGTAGAAGCCCAGCGTCTCCTTCTCGAAGGTGAGCCGGTCCCGGCGGGTCCACGAAGGCGCCGGGGCTTCCCCTTTCCGTTCCCGTTTCCGGGGCGTTCCCCCGGACGCTTCCCCGAAGAGCGCGAACTGCCCGGACTCGCGCCTCCGGACCTCCGCCTGCGCCTCCTCGAGCAGGGAGGGAAGGTCCCCGAAGATCTTGCCGCGATCCGGGTCGAGGGAGTCGAGCGCTCCGGATTTGATCAGGCTCTCCACCGCACGCTTGTTCACCTTCCGCAGGTCGACCCGGGACAGGAGGTCGCCGACGGAGCGGAAGGGGTTCTCCGTGCGGGCCTCGATGATGGCGTCGATCGCGGAGGCCCCGAGTCCCTTGATCGCGGAAAGTCCGAAGCGGATCGACCGGTCGGAGGGGAAGAAGGCGTAGCGCGATTCGTTCACGTCCGGCGGCAGGATCGGGATCCCCTTCTCCCGGCAATACCCGATGTACCGGATGATCTTGTCCGTGTCCCCGGACTCGGAGGTCATCAGGGCGCTGAAATACTCCACGGGGTAATGCGCCTTCAGGTACGCGGTCTGGTACGCCAGCAGGGCGTATGCGGCGCTGTGGGACTTGTTGAAGCCGTACCCGCCGAACTGCGCCATCAGGTCGAAGATCGCGGCCGCCTTCGCATCGGGGATTCCGTTCTTCTTCGCCCCGTCCAGGAAGTGGACCTTCTGCCGCTCCATCAGGGCGTCGTCCTTTTTCCCCATCGCCTTCCGGAGTACGTCGGCCTCGCCCAGCGTGAAACCGGCCAGCGCCTTGGCGATCTCCATCACCTGCTCCTGGTAGACGATGACGCCGTACGTGTCCCCGAGGATCTCCTTCAGCTGGGGAAGGAGGAACTCCGCCTTCCGCCTCCCGTGCCGCCGTTCCACGAAATCATCCGCCATTCCGCTCTGGAGGGGGCCGGGGCGGTGCAGCGCGACCATGTCGATCAGGTGGTTGAACTGGTCAGGCTTCAGGTTCTTGACGAGCTTGGTGAACCCCGGGCTCTCCGCCTGGAAGACCCCCACCGTGTCGCCGCGCCCCAGCACCTCGTACGTTTCCGGGTCGGTAAGCTCCAGGGCGTTCGGATCGATCTCGATCCCCCGGAGTTCCTTCAGAAGTTTCAGCGTGTCGTCGATGGCGGTGAGCGTGCGCAAGCCGAGGAAGTCGAACTTGACGAGCCCCACCCGCGCGGTCGGGTCCATCCCGTACTGCGTCGTGATCTCGCCGGTGGCTTGCCGGTACAGGGGAGAAAAGTCCGTGATCGGCCGGTTGGCGATCACCACCGCCGAGGCGTGGGTCCCGGCGTGCCTGCTGCGTCCCTCGATCTCCCCCGCGAAGCGGAAGAGGTCCGCGATCTTCGGGTTCGCGTCGATCATTTCCCGGAAACGCGGCTCCGCCTTCAGCGCATTCTCGACCGTCATCTTGAGGTCCGGCGGGATCATCTTGGCGATCCGGTCGACCTCGGCGTACGGCATCTCGAGGACCCTTCCGACGTCGCGTACGGCGCCCCTGGGCTTCCAGGTCCCGAACGTGATGAGCTGTGCGACGTTCTCCTTCCCGTACTTGCGCTGGACGTACGCGATCACTTCCTCGCGCCGGTTCTTGCAGAAGTCGCAGTCGATGTCGGGGATGCTCACCCGCTCGGGGTTCAGGAACCGCTCGAAGAGGAGCTTGTACCGGATCGGATCGACCTCGGTGATCCGGACGCAGAACGCGACCAGGCTCCCCGCCGCGCTGCCGCGGCCCGGCCCCACCGGGATCCGTTCGTCCTTCGCCCATCCGATGAAGTCGGCGACGATCAGGAAGTAGCTCGCGAACCCGGTCTTCGCGATGACGGAGAGCTCGTACGCGAGGCGGTTTCGATATTCCCCGACGAGCGCCTCCGGCATCGGCCCTTCCCGGCTCGACCGCTCCTCCAGCCGGCGCTCGAGACCCGCGACCGCCATCTCCCGCAGCTTCCCGTCCGCGGTGACGCCCGGGGGCAGGGGAACCTCGGGGATCATGTTCACCCCGAGCTCGATCTTCACGTTGCACCGCTCGGCGATCGCCAGCGTGTTGGCGAGCGCGTCGGGGGCGACGTGCCCGAACGCCCGCTCGAACTCCTCGGCGGTCTTCACGTAGAACTGGTCCGAGCCGAACCGCATCCGGGTCGGATCGGAGATCGTCTTCCCCGTCTGCAGGCAGAGAAGGATCTCCTGGAGCTTGTCGTCCCCGGGATTGAGATAATGGCAGTCGTTCGTCGCGACCAGCGGGGTCCCGGTCCGCCGCGCCAGTGCGATCAGGAGCGGGTTCATCTTCGCCTGGTCAGGAAGCCCGTTGTCCTGGATCTCGAGGTAGAATCGCCCGTCGGGGAAGATCGACTTGTACTCTTCCAGCACCTCGAGGGCCTTCGCCTCGCCCTCGGTTCCCATCGCGAACGGGACCTCGCCTTGCAGGCACGCCGACGTGGCGATCAGCCCCTCCGAATATTTCCTCAGCAGCTCCTTGTCGACCCTCGGCTTGTAGTAGAAGCCTTCCGTGTGGGCAAGCGAGGAGAGCCGAAGCAGGTTCCGATACCCGGTCCCGTTTTCGGCCAGCAGGATCAGGTGGTAGGCGTATTCGCCGGTCGGAGCGACTTTCCGCTCCATTCGGGATCCCGGGGCGACGTACATCTCCGTCCCGATGATCGGCTTCACGCCGCCCTTCAGCGCTTCCTCGTAGAATTCGATCGTCCCCATCATGCCGCCGTGATCGGTGACGGCGACGGCGGGCATCGAAAGCTTCTTCGCGCGCGCGATCAGCGGCTTGAACTGGATCGTCCCGTCGAGGAGGCTGTATTCCGAATGGAGATGGAGGTGGACGAAGCTCTTCATTCCCACTCGATGGTGCCCGGGGGCTTCGAAGAGATGTCGTACGCGACGCGGTTGATCCCCTTCACCTCGTTGATGATCCGGGTGGAAATCCGCTGCAGCACGTCGTACGGAAGCCGGACCCAGTCGGCGGTCATCCCGTCCTGGCTGTGGACGGCCCGAACGGCGGCGACGTTTTCATAGGTCCGGAAATCCCCCATCACGCCGACCGTCTTGATCGGCAGGAGGACGGCGAACGACTGCCAGATCGACTCGTAGAGCCCCGCCGCCCGGATCTCCGCGTCGACGATCGCGTCGGCCTCGCGCAGGATCCGCAGCCGCTCTTCGGTGACCGGCCCGATGATCCGGACCGCGAGGCCCGGCCCGGGAAACGGCTGCCGCTCGAGGACGCGTGACGGCACTCCGAGCTCGCGCCCCAGTTCGCGGACCTCGTCCTTGAACAGTTCGCGCAGCGGCTCGACGAGCTTGAGGTTCATGCGTTCCGGCAGGCCGCCCACGTTGTGGTGGGACTTGATGACGGCGGAGGGCCCCTTGAACGACACGCTCTCGATCACGTCCGGGTAGAGGGTCCCCTGCGCGAGAAAGCCGACGCCCGGGATCTTCCCGGCCTCCTCCTCGAAGACGCGAATGAAGAGCTCCCCGATGATCTTCCGTTTCCGCTCCGGATCTTCCACGCCGGCGAGCGCATCGAGGAAGCGAGCGGAAGCGTCGACGAAATCGAGCCGCAGCCCGATCGCGTCGCGGAAGGTGCGGACGACCTCCTCCGCCTCCCCGCCGCGCAGCAGCCCGTTGTCGACGAAGATGCAGGTGAGACGGTCGCCGATCGCCTTGTGCAGGAGCACCGCCGCGACGGACGAGTCGACCCCCCCGGAGAGCCCGAGGACGACCGCCTCCGTCCCCGTCTTCTCGCGGATCTTCTTCACGCTGCTCTCGACGAAGGAGTGCATCGTCCAGTCCGCGGAAAGCCCGCAGACGCGGAACAGGAAGTTGGCGAGGATCTCCGTACCCCGCGGAGTGTGGACGACCTCGGGGTGGAACTGCACGCCGAAGATCGTCCCCTCGTGGTTCGACATCGCCGCCACCGGCGAGCTCTCCGACCGCGCGATGGAGGTGAACCCCTTCGGCAGTTCGTCGATCCGGTCCCCGTGGCTCATCCAGACCGGGATCTCCATGTCGTGGCGGAACTCCTCGATCCCGAGGAAGAGGGGGCTCCCCCATTGCCCGCGGATGGCGGCGACCCCGTACTCCCGGTCCTCCGACCGGCCGACCTTGCCGCCCAGAAGGTCCGCGATCAGCTGCATCCCGTAGCAGATCCCCAGGACGGGGATCCCCAGTTCGAGCACCTCCCGGGGGATCCGGGGCGCATCCGCGTCGTAGACGCTGGACGGCCCGCCGGAGAGGATGATCCCCGCCGGCGCGAATTCCCGCACGAACTCCGCCCCCACGTTGAAGGGGTGGATCTCGCTGTAGACGCGCTGCTCCCGCACGCGCCGCGCGATCAGCATCGTGTACTGCGATCCGAAATCGAGTATGAGGATCTTCCCGCTCAACGCGCTACTCCACCCGATAGTTCGGGGCTTCCTTGGTGATGATCACGTCGTGGACGTGGCTCTCGCGCAGGCCGGCCGGGGTGATCTTCAGGAAACTCGCCCGTTTCTGCAGCTCCGCGATGTCCCGCGCTCCCACGTATCCCATCCCCGCCTTCAACCCGCCCACGAGCTGGAAGACGACGGCCGCCAGGGATCCCCGGTTGGGAACGCGTCCTTCGATCCCCTCGGGGACGAGCTTGCTCTCCGTCTCGACGTGGGACTGGAAATACCGGTCCTTGCTTCCCTTCTTCATCGCCTCCAGCGACCCCATCCCGCGGTACACCTTGTAGGAGCGGCCCTGGTACAGGATCATCTCGCCCGGGCTCTCCTCGGTCCCCGCGAAGAGGGAGCCGATCATCACGGAAGAGGCGCCCGCCGCCATCGCCTTCGTGATGTCCCCGGAATATTTGATGCCGCCGTCCGCCATGACGGTGACCCCTTTCCTCTTCGCCGCCTTGGCGCAACGCATGATCGCCGTGAACTGCGGTACCCCGACGCCCGCCACGACGCGGGTCGTGCAGATCGATCCCGGACCGACGCCCACCTTGACGGCGTCGACCCCGGCCTTGATCAGCGCCTCGGTCCCCTCGCCCGTGGCGACGTTCCCGGCGATCATCCGCACCCCGCGGAAGGTCGTGCGGATCGCCTTGACGATCCGCAATACGTCCCGCGAATGCCCGTGCGCCGTGTCGACGCAGACGATGTCCACGCCCACCTTGAGGAGCTTCTGGACCCGCTCCTCCCAACCGGACACGCTGATCGCCGCGCCGACGCGCAGCCTTCCGAGGGAGTCCTTGCAGGCGTTGGGATACTTCGTGATCTTCAGGATGTCCTTGATCGTGATGAGTCCCTTGAGGTTGTTCCGCCCGTCCACCACGAGAAGCTTCTCGATCCGGTTCCGGTGGAGGATCTCGCGGGCCTGCTCGAGCGTCGTCCCCACGGGCACGGTTACCAGGTCGTCCTTCGTCATCACGCTGCGGATCGGCTGCTCGAAATTCGTCTCGAATCGCAGGTCGCGGTTGGTGAGGATTCCGACGAGCTTCCCGTCCCGGGTGACCGGCAGCCCCGAGATCCGGTACTTCTTCATCACTTCGAGGGCCTCGACGACGCGCTGGTCGGGATCGACCGTGATCGGGTCGGAGATCATGCCGCTCTCGGACTTCTTCACCCGGTCCACCTCGGTCGCCTGCTCGTCCGGGGTGTTGTTCCGGTGGATGATCCCGATCCCCCCTTCGCGGGCCATGGCGATGGCGGTTTCCGCCTCGGTGACCGTGTCCATCGCGGCGGACACGAGCGGGATGTTCAGCCGGATGTCGGGGGTGAGGTTGACGGTCACGTCGACATCCTTCGGGATCACGGCGGACTCCGCCGGGATCAGCAGCACGTCGTCGAACGTCAACCCTTCCACCATTCCTCCCGGCGATGGAACCACCGTTTTCTTTTTCATCCGTCCTCTCCCCCGTTTCGTCCGATTCCCGCGAGGATCCCCTCGAGGAGCCCGGCGTCGCTCACCGTCACCCTGTTCACGCGGAATCGCTCCATTGCCGCAACGATCAACAGCGCCCCGGGAACGACATACCGTTCCCGGCCCTTCTCCATCCCCGGCACGCGCAGCCGCTCCGTCTCCGTCATCCGTCCGAGCCGGTCGGCCCATCTCCTGACGGCCGCCCCGGAAAGCGCCGAGCCGTTGATCCGGTCCGGGTCGTAGCGGGTCATCCCCCGCTCCATCGCGGCCAGCGTGGTGAACGTCCCCGCCGTGCCGATCAAGCGATGAAATACCCTGCGGCCGAACCGCCGCAGCCCGTCCTCGATCCTCCCCGCGGCGTAGTACGACACGGCGCGAAGCTCCCACGACTTCGGCGGATCCGACAGCGGCAGCAGGGTGGACAGGACGACCACCCCCGTCGGAAGGGAGATCGATTCCCCTTCCCGGGGTCCGACGACGAACTCGGTGCTTCCCCCGCCGATGTCCATCGCCACGTCACCCGGCCTGCCCGCTACCGCTTGCCGGATCCCGTCCCAGGCGAGCCGCGCTTCCTCGGCCGGGTCGATCACCTCGATGTCGATCCCCTCGCCCGCGGCCGCTTCGAGGAAGGCGTCGCGGTTTTCGGCATCCCGCAAACAGGCGGTGCCGCACGCCCGGTACGACGCGATCCGCGTCCGCCCCATCTCGCGGCGGAATGCCCGAAGGACCCGGATCCCCTCCTCGAACTCCGCCTCTCCGATCCTGCCGGTTTCCCGCAGGCGTCGTCCCAGGCCGACGATCGACCGCCGCCGGGAGACGGGGACGGTACGCCGCCCGCTACGCTCCGCTACGAGCATCCGGATCGTGTTCGTCCCGATGTCGATCGCCGCCAGTCGAGGCACCCGATTCCCCTTCCTCTTTCTCCGGGATGGACCCCTCCCTGCCCGTACGTTCCAGAACTCCGATGACGCTGGCCCCGTACAGGTACGCCGCCGCGAAGAGGTAAGCAACGAGTATAAAACAAATGATGCTGAACAAGGAACCGTAAAGAAGATTCAACTTGCTGAATTTCCTGATGTAAAAGATGAAGCCGAACCGGATGCCCTGCAGCAGCCCGAGGAAGATCACGGTCCCGATGAACGCGTTGCGCAGCCGGATTCTTCCCGGGGAGAGGTACCGGTAGCTCAGCACGCTCCCCAGCACCATGATGTCGACGAGGATCACATCCGCGACGAGCTGCATGAAGCCCCGGAACGCGTGGTCCACCTGCGCGGACATTCCCTTCGTGAGGTAGAAGATCCCCTCCCAAAGAGGCGGCACGACGATCGCCGCGGCGGTCAGCACGATGAGGACTACCACTAAGACGACGTGGAACGCGAGGGAGCGCCAGATCCGCTTCTGGCGCTTGCGCATCATCATCACGGAGAGCGACGTGTGAACCGCGTCGGTCACGGAGAAGGAGGTGAAGAGGAGCAGCACCATTCCCAGGATCCCGAAGGCGCTCCCCGCCGCCATCAGGTGCCGAAGGTTCGGCACGACCACGCGCGCGCCGTACGGGAACGTGTTTCGCAAAAGCTCCGTGAGCTGCTCGAACGGGAGATCGCTCTGTCCGATGATCCACCCGGTGGCTGCGAAGGCGATGAACAGGACCGGGATCGCGGAGAGCAGGATGTTGAACGCGATGGAGGCGCTGTAAACCGGACCGTGGTTGCGGAAGAAGATCGCCGCTCCCTCCGCGACG is drawn from bacterium and contains these coding sequences:
- a CDS encoding YihY/virulence factor BrkB family protein; this encodes MIRRTSMVFRAVAEGAAIFFRNHGPVYSASIAFNILLSAIPVLFIAFAATGWIIGQSDLPFEQLTELLRNTFPYGARVVVPNLRHLMAAGSAFGILGMVLLLFTSFSVTDAVHTSLSVMMMRKRQKRIWRSLAFHVVLVVVLIVLTAAAIVVPPLWEGIFYLTKGMSAQVDHAFRGFMQLVADVILVDIMVLGSVLSYRYLSPGRIRLRNAFIGTVIFLGLLQGIRFGFIFYIRKFSKLNLLYGSLFSIICFILVAYLFAAAYLYGASVIGVLERTGREGSIPEKEEGESGASTGGDRHRDEHDPDARSGA
- the guaB gene encoding IMP dehydrogenase; this translates as MKKKTVVPSPGGMVEGLTFDDVLLIPAESAVIPKDVDVTVNLTPDIRLNIPLVSAAMDTVTEAETAIAMAREGGIGIIHRNNTPDEQATEVDRVKKSESGMISDPITVDPDQRVVEALEVMKKYRISGLPVTRDGKLVGILTNRDLRFETNFEQPIRSVMTKDDLVTVPVGTTLEQAREILHRNRIEKLLVVDGRNNLKGLITIKDILKITKYPNACKDSLGRLRVGAAISVSGWEERVQKLLKVGVDIVCVDTAHGHSRDVLRIVKAIRTTFRGVRMIAGNVATGEGTEALIKAGVDAVKVGVGPGSICTTRVVAGVGVPQFTAIMRCAKAAKRKGVTVMADGGIKYSGDITKAMAAGASSVMIGSLFAGTEESPGEMILYQGRSYKVYRGMGSLEAMKKGSKDRYFQSHVETESKLVPEGIEGRVPNRGSLAAVVFQLVGGLKAGMGYVGARDIAELQKRASFLKITPAGLRESHVHDVIITKEAPNYRVE